The DNA window TCAGCAAATCCTATGGCCAGGTTTATGCACTGGGCGGGGTCAATCTCAGCGTCGACCGCGGCGAGGTGGTCGGCCTGATCGGCGACAATGGCGCCGGCAAGTCGACCCTGATCAAGATCCTGTCGGGCGTGGTCAAGCCGACGAGCGGCGAGATCCTGGTGCGCGGCAAGGCGGTGACCGGGTGGAGCGCGGCGCGCTCGCGCGAGGCCGGCATCGAGACGGTGTTCCAGGACCGGGCGCTGGCCGTGCAGCAGACGATCGTGCGCAACATCTTCATGGGCCGCGAGCTCACCGGCTTTCTCGGCTGGATCAAGGTCAACAAGGAGATCGAGGAGGCGAGCCGGCTGATGCGCGAGATCGGCTTCACCTCGAAGGTGTTCACGCCGCAGTCGATCGTCGGCCAGCTGTCGGGCGGCGAACGCCAGGGTGTGGCGATCGCCCGCGCCATCTACAAGCAGGCGGAGCTGATCGTCCTCGACGAGCCGACGACGGCGCTGTCGCTGACCGAAACCGCCAAGGTCTTCCACTTCGTGCGCCAGGTGCGGGCGAGCGGCCGCTCGATCCTGTTTATCGGCCACAACATCCATCATGTCTTCGATATCGCTGACCGCTTCGTGGTGCTGGACCGTGGCAAGGTCGCGCTCACGACCGACCGCAGCCAGGTCAAAACGGCGGAAGAACTCATCAATTTCATGGAAGAGGTCGCGCATCCGGGCGGATTGGCCGGACTGCACGATGCAGGCGACGCGGAGCAGAGAGCACGATGAGCAAGACCATGGAGCCCGATCTGCACGAGCCGGTTGCCGGCCTTCCTCGCCCCGGTCCCCAGAAGGAGTGGAAGCACCCATCCGACCACTGGATGCGCGGCTTCATCCTAGACAACCGCGCTTCGCTCGGCACGCTCGGCGTGTTCATCGTCATGATGGCGGTGTTCATGGTCGCCAACCCGACCGTCTTCACCACCTGGTACCTCTACCGTTCGGTGCTGACGACGCTGCCGGTGGCGCTGTTCGTGGTGGTGCCGCTGGTCTTCGTCGTTACCTGCGGCGAGATCGACCTGTCGTTTCCGGCGACGATGGGTTTTGCCTCCTGGGTGTTCGCGCTGGTCGTGCAGGCCGGCTACGATCCGTTCCTCGGCATCGTCGCGGCGCTGATCACCGGCATGCTGCTCGGCTTCCTGGTAGGCTCGCTGGTCGTCTATGGCGGACTGTCGTCGCTGATCGCGACGCTCGGCATGAATTTCCTGCTGCGCGGCCTGATCCAGATCATCAACGAAGGCAAGTCGATGGCGCTGACCGGCCTCAGCGACAGCTGGGCCTACACGATCTTCTCCAGCCAGTTCCTGGGCATTCCGGTGCAGATCTTCTGGGCCATCGGCTTCGTCGTGCTGTCGGCGATGCTCTACAACCGCCACCGCTTCGGCGCGCAGGTCAGGGTGGTCGGCGACAATCCCGACAGCGCCCAGCAGATGGGCATCGACGTCAAGCGCGTGCGGGTGAAAGTGTTCGTCTTCGTCGGCATCGGGGCGGCGATCGCCGGCACCTTTTCGGTGATGATCAACTTCACCTGGTGGCCGACCGCCGGCGACGGCTATCTCCTGCCGGTGCTGGCCTCGGTGTTCGTCGGCGGCACGCCCACCTGGGGCGGCATCGGCACCGTGGTTGGTGGAGCGATCGGCGCGGTCACCGTGTCGTTCATCCAGACCGGCGTCGTGGCGGCGGGATTGAGCGGCTTCTACGTGCAGTTCTTCAACGGCCTGATCATCATCCTGTCGCTGCTGGGGCACAAGTGGAACCAGGCGCGGTATAGGTGAGGGCTGTTTCTTGACGATCGGCGCAGACGCCCATCGCTTCGTCATCCACGGGCGAAGCAAGGAGCGTAGCGACGCGGCGCAGACCCGAGGATCCATGCCGCGACTTCAAAGCGTCGCTACGGTGCAGAGTTTTGCTCCGCTGCATTCCTTGGTCAAGGTCGCGGCATGGATCCTCGGGTCTCCGCGACGGAGCTTCGCTCCTGCTCCGCCCGTGGATGACGAAGGTGGGGGGCTTCCGCCAGAGAGTGGTCGCTTGTAGGACGAAGGGGCAAGTGGGCGTTAAACCGCCGCGACAAACCCGTCCAGCACACGCTTCTGGCCGGCCTTGTCGAAGTCGATGGTCAGCTTGTTGCCTTCGATGGCCGATATGTTGCCGTTGCCGAATTTCTGGTGGAAGACGCGGTCGCCGACGCTGAAGGCTGACGGCTTGTCGGCGACGGATTTGGCGACCAGTTCGCCGTCGATGGTGCGGCCTTTGACCGAGGTGCGGCCGGCGCCGTAGCCGGAATCCGTCTCGCCATAGCCGATGCGTTCGACCTGATGGCCGGAGCGCGAGCCCCAGTTGCGGTCGGTGGCCTCGGTGCGGTTGGCCTGCGCGCGCTGCCAGCCCGGCGTCGCATAGGTGTTGGAGAAGGCGCCTGACTTTTCGGTGTCGGCGCCGACAGTGTCGAAGCGCGAGGCGCCATAGGGGTTCTGCCGTCCTGCGCCCTGGCCGCCGCGGCCGGAGGCAAAAGAACCGCCGCCATAGGAATTGCCGTAGCCGCCATAGGAGTTGCCGCTTTCGGCGACCTCGACATGGGCTTCCGGCAACTCGTCGAGAAAGCGCGACGGGATGGTCGACTGCCACAGGCCATGGATGCGGCGGTTGGAGACGAACCACAGATGCAGGTTCTTCTTGGCGCGGGTCAGGCCGACATAGGCGAGCCGCCGCTCTTCCTCCAGCCCGGAGCGGCCGCCTTCATCCAGCGCGCGCTGATGCGGGAACAGGCCTTCCTCCCAGCCGGGCAGGAAGACGGTCTCGAATTCGAGGCCTTTCGCCGAATGCAGCGTCATGATGTTGACGGCGTCGAGCGTGGCATTCTGCTCGGCATCCATGACGAGTGCGACATGTTCGAGGAAGGAGCGCAGCGATTCGTACTCCTCCATCGAGCGGATCAGCTCTTTCAGGTTCTCCAGCCGGCCGGGCGCTTCGACCGAGCGGTCGTTCTTCCACATGTCGGTGTAGCCGCTCTCTTCCAAGATGGTCTCGGCGAGTTCGGTGTGCGGCGTGGTTTCCAGCGCCTTTTGCCAGCGCTCGAAATTCGCCGACACTTCGCGCAAGGCCGCGCGCGGCTTAGGCTTCAGTTCGTCGCTTTCGGCGAGCTTGGCGGCGGCTTCCAGCATCGGGATGCGCATCGCACGCGCGGTGTCGTGGATCTGGCGGATGGTGGCTTCACCAAGGCCGCGCTTGGGCACATTGACGATGCGCTCGAAGGCGAGGTCGTCGGCGCCTTGCGCGACGACGCGGAAAAAGGCCAGCGCATCGCGGATTTCCATGCGCTCGTAGAAGCGCGGGCCGCCGATGACGCGGTAATTGAGGCCGAGCGTGACGAAACGGTCCTCGAACTCGCGCATCTGGAAGGAGGCGCGGACCAGGATCGCCATGTCGTTGAGATTGTGCTTTTGCCGCTGGTAGGTCTCGATGGTCTCGCCGACGGCGCGGGCCTCCTCCTCGGAATCCCAGGCGGCGTGGACATGCACCTTGCCGTCCTCCGGCTCGTCGCGGTCGGTGAACAGCGTCTTGCCGAAGCGGCCCTCATTGTGGGCGATGAGGTGGGAGGCGGCGCCAAGGATATGCGCGGTCGAGCGGTAGTTGCGCTCCAGCCGGATGATGGTGGCGCCGGGAAAATCCTTGTCGAAGCGCAAGATGTTGTCGATCTCGGCGCCGCGCCAGCCATAGATGGATTGATCGTCGTCGCCGACACAGCATATATTAACAGCGGACCTGTCGCGCGAGGCGCCCCCCTCTGTCCTGCCGGACATCTCCCCCACTTGGGGGGAGATCGGCTTGCCTTCGGGCCACTGCGCCAAAAGCCGCAGCCACATGTACTGGGCGGTGTTGGTGTCCTGGTACTCGTCGACGAGGATGTATTTGAAGCGCTTGTGGTATTCCTTCAGCACGTCCGGGTTGGCGCGGAAGATGCGGATCGGATGGCACAGAAGGTCGCCGAAATCGCAGGCGTTCAGCGTCTTCAGCCGCTCCTGATAGGCCTTGTAGAGTTCGCGGCCCTTGCCGTTGGCGAAGGCGCGCGCGTCGCCCTCGGCGATGTCGGCCGGACCTTGCCCCTTGTTCTTCCAGCCGTCGATCATCTGGGCGAACTGCTTGGCCGGCCAGCGCTTGTCGTCCAGACCCTCGGCCTGGATCAGCTGCTTGATCAGCCGCACGACGTCGTCGGTGTCGAGGATGGTGAAATCGGATCTCAAGCCGGCAAGTTCGGCATGGCGGCGAAGCAGCTTGACGCCGATCGAGTGGAAGGTGCCGAGCCAGGGCATGCCCTCGACATTGCCTTCGCCGATCAGGACGCCGATGCGGATCTTCATCTCGCGCGCGGCCTTGTTGGTGAAGGTGACGGCCAGGATCTGCGACGGGAAGGCCTTGCCGGTGGCGAGGATGTGGGCGATGCGGGTGGTGAGCACGCGGGTCTTGCCGGTGCCGGCGCCGGCCAGCACCAGAACCGGGCCTTCCGTTGTTTCAACAGCCAGCCGCTGTTCCGGGTTGAGACCCTTGAGATAGTCGGGCGCGTTGTTGTGGCCGCTGCGGGCTGCCATGGCGCGCGCGGCAATGCCCGACGGGGCCGAGGGCCGCGCGTTGGGTTCGTCGAAAAAGGGCATGTCTTCGGAAAAGCCGGACATCGCCCCGAATGTAGTGATTCGGGAGCGAAAGACCAGAAGTGTCTACGTTTTGTTCCGGTAAAGTGCCTGATATCGCCGTTCAGGCCTTGCGGTAGCCGAGGGCGACGAAAAACCGATGCCCGAACGAGCGTGCCTCGTCGGTCATCACGGCACCGAGGGCGACCTGCATCTGGTCGTAATAGCGGCTGCCGGCGGGCGACGCCAGGAAAGCCTCGTAAAGTTTGAGCTCCTCAAGCGGCAGATCCCGGTAAATGTAGGCTACGGAGTCCATGACGTCCTTTTCGATGTCTCGGCGAAGCCCTTCGGACCGCTGACGCAGCAAGGCCATGATCTGGTCGTCGGGCAGGGCCTTTCCGGCCGCTCCCAGCATTTCGGAAAGCATCGCATAGCCCATGTTCAAGGCGACGGCTTCGCCGGTGTCGACAGCGCTGAGATCATCCGCGATCTTCTTGTACAGCTCGAGCCGGGCCGGATCCCTGGACTGAAGCTCGCCGAGGATTTTCGGGCCTTCGATCTTCTTGCGTTCCCTCTCTTCCTGGGTGGAGGCCTGGATTTCCAGCGTCGTGACCTGTTTGCCCAGCGGCGAAGCGTAGAAAGAGCTCAGGTCGGACAGATCCTTGGCGGTCAGCTTGTCGGCCATTCGCGATTCGATGGCCGCCTCCATCTTGTTTGCGTCAAACGCACCTTCCATGGCCTCCGCAAGCGCGTCCTGGACCTTTTGCGGCGGCGTTTCCGGTGCCGATTTCACGGCCGCGCTGAAACCCGGGCCTATGCCCGTCAGCATCTCGTGAAAGCCGTTCGCCTTGTTGATCTCATGAAGCGTCTGCGCCGGCGCGGCT is part of the Mesorhizobium loti genome and encodes:
- a CDS encoding sugar ABC transporter ATP-binding protein, whose translation is MAERLIELRDISKSYGQVYALGGVNLSVDRGEVVGLIGDNGAGKSTLIKILSGVVKPTSGEILVRGKAVTGWSAARSREAGIETVFQDRALAVQQTIVRNIFMGRELTGFLGWIKVNKEIEEASRLMREIGFTSKVFTPQSIVGQLSGGERQGVAIARAIYKQAELIVLDEPTTALSLTETAKVFHFVRQVRASGRSILFIGHNIHHVFDIADRFVVLDRGKVALTTDRSQVKTAEELINFMEEVAHPGGLAGLHDAGDAEQRAR
- a CDS encoding ABC transporter permease; translation: MSKTMEPDLHEPVAGLPRPGPQKEWKHPSDHWMRGFILDNRASLGTLGVFIVMMAVFMVANPTVFTTWYLYRSVLTTLPVALFVVVPLVFVVTCGEIDLSFPATMGFASWVFALVVQAGYDPFLGIVAALITGMLLGFLVGSLVVYGGLSSLIATLGMNFLLRGLIQIINEGKSMALTGLSDSWAYTIFSSQFLGIPVQIFWAIGFVVLSAMLYNRHRFGAQVRVVGDNPDSAQQMGIDVKRVRVKVFVFVGIGAAIAGTFSVMINFTWWPTAGDGYLLPVLASVFVGGTPTWGGIGTVVGGAIGAVTVSFIQTGVVAAGLSGFYVQFFNGLIIILSLLGHKWNQARYR
- a CDS encoding UvrD-helicase domain-containing protein, translating into MSGFSEDMPFFDEPNARPSAPSGIAARAMAARSGHNNAPDYLKGLNPEQRLAVETTEGPVLVLAGAGTGKTRVLTTRIAHILATGKAFPSQILAVTFTNKAAREMKIRIGVLIGEGNVEGMPWLGTFHSIGVKLLRRHAELAGLRSDFTILDTDDVVRLIKQLIQAEGLDDKRWPAKQFAQMIDGWKNKGQGPADIAEGDARAFANGKGRELYKAYQERLKTLNACDFGDLLCHPIRIFRANPDVLKEYHKRFKYILVDEYQDTNTAQYMWLRLLAQWPEGKPISPQVGEMSGRTEGGASRDRSAVNICCVGDDDQSIYGWRGAEIDNILRFDKDFPGATIIRLERNYRSTAHILGAASHLIAHNEGRFGKTLFTDRDEPEDGKVHVHAAWDSEEEARAVGETIETYQRQKHNLNDMAILVRASFQMREFEDRFVTLGLNYRVIGGPRFYERMEIRDALAFFRVVAQGADDLAFERIVNVPKRGLGEATIRQIHDTARAMRIPMLEAAAKLAESDELKPKPRAALREVSANFERWQKALETTPHTELAETILEESGYTDMWKNDRSVEAPGRLENLKELIRSMEEYESLRSFLEHVALVMDAEQNATLDAVNIMTLHSAKGLEFETVFLPGWEEGLFPHQRALDEGGRSGLEEERRLAYVGLTRAKKNLHLWFVSNRRIHGLWQSTIPSRFLDELPEAHVEVAESGNSYGGYGNSYGGGSFASGRGGQGAGRQNPYGASRFDTVGADTEKSGAFSNTYATPGWQRAQANRTEATDRNWGSRSGHQVERIGYGETDSGYGAGRTSVKGRTIDGELVAKSVADKPSAFSVGDRVFHQKFGNGNISAIEGNKLTIDFDKAGQKRVLDGFVAAV
- a CDS encoding DUF2059 domain-containing protein, producing the protein MTSFVAPLTRLVLALCCLVSLSVAAPAQTLHEINKANGFHEMLTGIGPGFSAAVKSAPETPPQKVQDALAEAMEGAFDANKMEAAIESRMADKLTAKDLSDLSSFYASPLGKQVTTLEIQASTQEERERKKIEGPKILGELQSRDPARLELYKKIADDLSAVDTGEAVALNMGYAMLSEMLGAAGKALPDDQIMALLRQRSEGLRRDIEKDVMDSVAYIYRDLPLEELKLYEAFLASPAGSRYYDQMQVALGAVMTDEARSFGHRFFVALGYRKA